One genomic region from Candidatus Coatesbacteria bacterium encodes:
- the polA gene encoding DNA polymerase I: protein MSDKPRLLLVDGYSLIFRTFHSIKSSLTDEEGVNVAALYGATRLVLGLIRRHLFDGAEKGGYRKHLGEYAEERFAFVVDAPGKNFRHEVFEDYKANRPPTPPELPPQMERLRELYPALGWPVVEVPGYEADDAIAALTREARDAGYEVLIFTGDKDLMQLIGPAVRHIAHGRKGEESLRDADYVREKFGVAPEKMRDLLALTGDTVDNLPGVPGVGPKKAAGLLEEYGDLESIFDHADEVKGKLGEKLREHEEEARLTWRLVGLDEETPVPGLDELRLSAPGDEARELLSSLRFASLTRELGLAESREVSFTTADDGPPEDFGAAVKDAGRLALIPLGEYRDDRSYELRALRLAVRSDAELLVPCEDGLPAWLGELLNADGVTAIGYALKPLSEELGTFEELMLAGWLLEADRPPRGLADYCQKHLGERPRGGGDEAQGDLFAEPEQSEAAGHAAAALRLWPVLEKKLAEAELELVYRGIELPLTPVLAAVERRGLWLDRQALGDFAAELRRRMEELEERAHELTGIEFNIASPKQVGEVLFDKLDLPGAKKTKTGYSTAQSVLEKLAPEHEIARVILDYRQLAKLEGTYAARLPERIAQSTGRLHTTLHQAAVATGRLSSSDPNLQNIPIRTELGRRIRAAFTAPTGWKLVSADYSQIELRLLAHVSGETRLIEAFRSGVDVHAATAATLFECDPDEVTPEQRNSAKIVNYSLIYGKGVYGLARDLDIGRDEAGEFIDNYFRKYPAVKEWMERHTERVRKLGYTVTLCGRRRPFGEINSPNRRVREAAERAALNAPLQGTAADICKLAMIRAEEALGSAELQARLLLQIHDELLVEAPRGEVEAVSDLLRRAMEQAHEGLIKLSVPLTVELGVGDNWLAAH from the coding sequence ATGTCGGACAAGCCGCGCCTGCTGCTGGTTGACGGTTACTCGTTGATTTTTCGCACCTTCCACTCGATCAAGTCCTCGCTGACCGACGAGGAGGGGGTCAATGTGGCGGCGCTCTACGGCGCCACCCGGTTGGTGCTGGGGCTGATCCGGCGGCACCTGTTCGACGGCGCGGAAAAGGGGGGGTACCGCAAGCACCTCGGTGAGTACGCCGAGGAGCGCTTCGCCTTCGTCGTCGACGCGCCGGGGAAAAACTTCCGCCACGAGGTCTTCGAGGACTACAAGGCCAACCGGCCGCCGACGCCGCCGGAGCTGCCGCCGCAGATGGAGCGCCTGCGGGAACTCTACCCGGCCCTGGGCTGGCCCGTGGTCGAGGTGCCGGGTTACGAGGCCGACGACGCCATCGCCGCCCTGACCCGAGAGGCCCGCGACGCGGGCTACGAGGTGCTGATCTTCACCGGCGACAAGGACCTGATGCAGCTCATCGGCCCGGCGGTGCGCCACATCGCCCACGGGCGCAAGGGCGAGGAGAGCCTGCGCGACGCCGACTACGTCAGGGAGAAGTTCGGGGTGGCGCCGGAGAAGATGCGCGACCTGCTGGCGTTGACCGGCGACACCGTCGACAACCTCCCCGGCGTACCCGGGGTGGGGCCGAAGAAAGCGGCCGGGCTGCTGGAGGAGTACGGTGACCTGGAGAGCATCTTCGATCACGCCGACGAGGTCAAGGGCAAGCTGGGCGAGAAGCTGCGCGAGCACGAGGAGGAGGCCCGGCTGACCTGGAGGCTGGTGGGGCTGGACGAGGAAACGCCGGTGCCCGGGTTGGACGAGCTGCGTCTCTCGGCGCCCGGGGACGAGGCCCGCGAGTTGCTTTCCAGCCTGCGCTTCGCCAGCCTGACCCGGGAGCTGGGCCTGGCCGAGAGTCGGGAGGTCAGTTTCACCACGGCCGACGACGGGCCGCCGGAGGATTTTGGCGCGGCCGTCAAGGACGCCGGTCGGCTAGCGCTGATACCCCTGGGCGAGTATCGCGACGACCGCAGTTACGAGCTGCGGGCCCTGCGGCTGGCCGTCCGGAGCGATGCCGAGCTGCTGGTCCCCTGCGAGGACGGCCTCCCGGCCTGGCTGGGTGAGCTGCTGAACGCCGACGGGGTGACGGCGATCGGCTACGCCTTGAAGCCGCTCAGCGAGGAGCTGGGGACCTTCGAGGAGCTGATGCTGGCCGGCTGGCTGCTGGAGGCCGACCGTCCGCCCCGGGGGCTGGCCGACTACTGCCAGAAACACCTCGGCGAGCGGCCGCGGGGGGGTGGGGACGAGGCCCAGGGCGACCTGTTCGCCGAGCCGGAGCAGAGCGAAGCCGCCGGTCACGCCGCCGCCGCCCTGCGCCTGTGGCCCGTGCTGGAGAAGAAGCTGGCCGAGGCCGAGTTGGAGCTGGTCTACCGTGGGATCGAACTGCCGCTGACCCCGGTGCTGGCCGCCGTCGAGCGTCGGGGCCTCTGGCTCGACCGGCAGGCCCTCGGCGACTTCGCCGCCGAGCTGCGCCGGCGGATGGAGGAGCTCGAGGAGCGGGCCCACGAGCTGACCGGCATCGAGTTCAACATCGCCTCGCCCAAGCAGGTCGGCGAGGTGCTGTTCGACAAGCTCGACCTGCCCGGGGCCAAAAAGACCAAGACGGGCTATTCGACGGCCCAGAGCGTGCTGGAGAAGCTGGCCCCGGAGCACGAGATCGCCCGGGTGATCCTCGACTACCGCCAGTTGGCCAAGCTCGAGGGCACCTACGCCGCCCGGCTGCCCGAGCGGATCGCACAATCCACCGGCCGCTTGCATACCACCCTGCACCAAGCCGCCGTGGCCACCGGGCGCCTTTCCTCCTCGGACCCCAACCTGCAGAACATCCCCATCCGCACCGAGCTGGGCCGCCGCATCCGCGCCGCTTTCACCGCTCCGACGGGTTGGAAGCTGGTCAGCGCCGACTACTCGCAGATCGAGCTGCGGTTGCTGGCCCACGTCTCCGGCGAGACCCGGCTGATCGAGGCCTTCCGCTCCGGCGTCGACGTCCACGCCGCCACCGCCGCCACCCTGTTCGAGTGCGACCCCGACGAGGTCACCCCGGAGCAGCGCAACAGCGCCAAGATCGTCAACTACTCCCTGATCTACGGCAAGGGGGTCTACGGCCTGGCCCGGGACCTGGACATCGGCCGCGACGAGGCCGGGGAGTTCATCGACAATTACTTCCGCAAGTACCCCGCCGTCAAGGAGTGGATGGAGCGCCACACCGAGCGTGTGCGCAAACTGGGCTACACCGTGACCCTCTGCGGCCGCCGCCGGCCCTTCGGCGAGATCAACTCCCCCAACCGCCGGGTACGTGAGGCGGCCGAGCGCGCCGCCCTCAACGCCCCGCTCCAGGGCACCGCCGCCGACATCTGCAAGCTGGCCATGATCCGCGCCGAGGAGGCCCTGGGGAGCGCCGAGCTCCAGGCCCGGCTGCTGTTGCAGATCCACGACGAACTCCTCGTCGAGGCCCCCCGGGGGGAGGTCGAGGCCGTCAGCGATCTGCTGCGCCGGGCGATGGAGCAGGCCCACGAGGGGCTGATCAAGCTCAGCGTGCCGCTGACCGTCGAGCTCGGCGTCGGGGATAACTGGCTGGCCGCGCATTAG